The genomic segment aaaataaaatgcctGGCAGATTAACAAGTCAACAGAAGGCAGACTTTCGGTTCTAGATAAAAGAAGGAGGGGAGGGGATTGGAAAGCACCTATAAAtccaagaagagaaaaaaaaagctgtccaACTATCTTTGTTCTAGAATATTATTGTTGCTTTTACAGAAAGCTCCtggtttttcacataaataaGATAGATAGGACAGCtcctacagcaggggtgtcaaagtcaaatggacggagggccaaataaaaaatctagctacaagccgagggccggactgatcgaatgttcattgagagttttttaaatgacgcatttggtctagtgcagcggaccgggggtgggggggtgcgcgcgttgtgagggtcgaacgggggggggtgcatctcgcattttttcagacggggtgccggcttgctgcgggccggttctaataatagatcaagatcatcccaggggccgtagaaaatcttctcgcgggccggatgtggcccgcgggccttgactctgacatatgtgtcCTACAGGATTGCAGGATCTAGCCATACAAATACTGGATTGTTAAAATCGAAACCACTTTTTTCAGGATTTGAAACGTTGAGACTCTCGGCTGACACAGTTACCCTTCTGGGCTCTAATTTGAGCCCAAATACTttaaatgatgatgataaacAAACTTACCACAATGTAAATCCGTCTTTTCTTGTAATTCTCTATCTTGGCCTACAATATACACTTCTGCATCTTCTAGATAATCTTTTAATCCTTCTGTGAGACTATAAAGAGAGGTATCTTGTAGAACAGTTCTGCTGTCTTCAGGCACATCTGAATGGAGCAGGTCCCTGAAAGTGTTTTCCGACAGTCCTGACCCTGTTCCACATTGTTGATATGGTGCGTCTGCCGTAAAACAGAACAGGTCATCCACTTTGTCTGCCATCTTGCCGACTGGACACAGAACATCGAATTGACCCTCCAGCATTTGGGTGTTGTATCTCGCCTCAGTTGCTTTGCAGGCTTCAACAGGTGAGGCATCTCTTGTTGCTGCAAGGACCCTGGAATCGTCCGTGTTGAACACAGCAACTCCGTCGAGGGTAGAGAAGTGAAGCGCTTCTCGTTCTGACCTGCCTGCATCTGTGTCACAGGCAAAGCTTAGCTCTTCGCACTCAAAGTCGCCAACGCAGGCGTCAAGCGAGCTGCAAGCGGCTGCAAGCTCCATTTCCTCCTTCATGTCCAAAATGGCACTCTGGGCTTCACCCTCTGGCATCATCCTGTCGCTTATTGAACAGCCGTTTGGCACACAGGGCAGCAAGGTCTGCAACATCCCTCGCCCTCGGTCCCAGTTCTGCCATAGAGGAACAGCTATCCTCCTAGCTGATTCCTCTACCTGCTGTAACCACACCTCCTCACTTTCCTCATTCCCCTTATTTATGCTTTCATTATCACAAGAATGCTCGCTGCTTGCACCGCTCAGCAGTTCTGCTTTTTCATCACTGGATCTGAGAGTGCAGTCATACACCGACAGTAAAGAAAGAGGGTCTTGATTCAAACAGGACAAGTCCATTAGAACTTCTTCCAATAATTCCTGCATTTCCTCCTGATTTCTCTGAAGATTTTCATGTTGGAGCCACTTGTTCTTTCCCAGGTTAAGTCTTGTGTTGTTTGGTTCCTTTATTAATGAGATCGGTTCCGTTTGTTCCACATTGTGGTCACTAGCAAGAGATTTCGATCCGCCTGTCCTCACTTGGCTCATCGGTTTTTGGTTGAGGTCCAACTGAGCCACGGATCCTGGAGAATTTAAGTCCTCATCCAGCTCGACACATCCTGGTTTACTCGTGAATTTAGGCACAATGCCATCATTCAGCCAGTGCAGATTCAGACTGTTCCTGTATGCCTCCGAGATGATCCCCTCTTCCACCAGACCCTCCAGCAGAGCGTGAACCTCGCCGGGCAGAGCTACAGTAAGAACCAACCTGACCTGGTTCAGGACCTCGGCGAACTCAGCCATGATGTGGAAACCAGCTGCCAGAGGCATCCAGCTCCAGTTAATGAGATGCCATCTGATCAAGACGATAGATttcatatgtatttttttaaagggacacTGCTTTTGTCCAGAAGGCGTTTCAAATCGAGTGGGGTGGTGCTTCGTGGTTGGAGTGGGAGGTCTGCTTCAGAACCGACGGGAATGCATGCACCAGACTGGACGTGGCTACGTCATACTTGGTATTATTAGTAGTTGGAAGTGAAATTTTTTAAAGCTTGCACAACTCTGAAGTCAGGAGCTGTTTCTCATTTACTTcatgtaaagtttatttattttttgctttataaaaaaaatctaaatgactTGAAACCGAAattgtttcagaaatgtttgtgatattttgctgtttttttttttgtcatttaaaaataaaagaccaaaGACAGATATTCTTTGGTGCAGAAGGATACTAAATGCTGAAATCATCACAGTAGTTTATTATTTGCATTGTTGCAATATGAAAACACAGTCAGCTGATTCAATACTATCTCTTCCAGCCAGGGACTTTCACACAATGCAAGAGGATGTAGTCTGAGGTAACACTTcccttaaatatttaatctctaGGTATAACCCCCTATGTGAGCTGTGGGTTTTATAGACATATTTGTCAATAATTCCACATAGACATTTCTCTACTCTCAAGGGCACTTACATGATCTGATCAACAAAAGTTTGGCAAACAAGTGTCAACAGAAGAATGCATGCTAATCAACTGCTATAATCTCGTTGAGGTACTGGAACTGGTTTGGCTAAATGCTACGGGCAACAATGactcataaacaaaaaaaaaataatgtagtgCTCTCCAGCCAAACCTTTTGCTCTAAGTGTTTAGTATATTTAGAGACTTAATCATAAAGAGTTAATTTGCTGAGGCGTTGGGGTTTAAAATTGGtacccataaataaaacaaaaaccctgcCTGCTagtatattaaaaatgacaaataaattcAACTTTGCTTTGACACTACAAACCAGAGCCTAACAGCATAATCTTTAATTTAGTGGGATGATCTGCTTAGTACCCAAAATTTTGGTATCTTTGGCAAATTTACTTTTCTAACAGAGAACCAGGCCAAGTAGTGGAATTTATGTCAAAAATTTGTCTTTCAGCTACTTGCATTCACTGCAGATAGGTTATACACCAAACATTGTTTAGCCCACAAACACCATGTATTATGGTTGCAGGTTCTGGGAGAGAAGGCAAAGCTTTCAGTCAGACTAAAAATACTGGTTGGTGCCAGTTTTTTTACTCAGGTATGCTTGACCCATACCTGAGTCAAGCATGAGATTCTCACAGTATAACAACCTGtgagtaaacataaaaaaaaaaaaaaaactgagtacAAATCTTAGGATCAGATTTACACAAAGCTTTAAAACAgtgcttttaaaaactttttaaacttttggtaCACATCCCAATAACAGTATTTGGTACATGCCTAGTCAGAACCATAGCAGAAAACATAACATCTACCTCAATGGTGCTCCAATTTTCGTCTCTAGACTAAAAACGCTTGTGGTAAGCAGCCATAAATTCCTGCGTAGGGTGTCGGTCTGTTGGATTTCCAAGCTACTGctctcacacattttttttaaccatcacAATTCTTCACTTTGGGGATCAGGCTGGAGATGAACATTTCGAAATCACAATGATATCTTGGGGTGACCACTGCATTATGTAATGATGCCAAAATTTGGAGTTGTGTCGTTTCTTTACTGCGACTTTCGACCGTATTCTTGGTTGCCTGATGTTTAcaaaagaatttcaaaaataatgaaaatgattaaataaatgcacacaaGCTGCTGAGACAGAGATAAtgatcaaattttaatttgacttaattGGAAacttacagtacagaccaaacacCTGTCTGGACACACCCtctcaattagaaggtgtgtccaaacctttggtctgtactgtatttctCATGTTGACGTGACCAACATGTCGGAAACCAATTGCGTCCTTACGGAGACGGGTCAATGTACGCGTTAAATCACTGTGGCCAAGGCtcaagttgttttgtttgtgttgttgctgGGGAGGTTTCACATGTGCTTTTCAGTGAACCTTGGAGGAACTACATCTACACAGCAAGTACAAATGAGGACGTAGTCTCCTCCTCGCACTGacatacatgcacacaaaaaGAGCGTGTTAAAATGAGACTTGGGTCGACTTCTAGCAttgaaaatatactttttggTAAAGAAATGGGAAACTATCTCTTTTACTTAGACAGTTTGGCTTCCTAAAACGTCAAACTGAAAAGTAGGAAGATTAGACCTATATTTTGCAAAccagttcagtttaaaaaaatgcgaTACCTCCTTTTAAATGGCCgaatatctggaaaaaaaagctttattttttttaaaactgttgaatTTGCTGTATATTGTAGATGCAACCAAATGAGGAAGGCGTCTGTGTTCAGTACAATGAGCCACTGATATGAAATTACCTTGTGTCAGCTGAGGTGAGGAACATTCAGAAAAGTGAAATGCAACAATATGCTTACATTTAAAGTGTATTCTTTACAAAGTCAGTCTGAAAAGAAACCTGGCACCGATTTTCTCCAAAACAGGAAGGAATTTATGGAAGAAGCAACAAGTAAATAACTATCTGTCCGTATTGAAAATATGGGTGTATTTGTACTTGTTAAAAAGTTGAAATGGTTAAACTTTCAGAATTAGAAAAGAACTTCAGATGTTCCTACACAACCAAGTAACCTTCTTTAGTGATTTGGtgattatttaaatcaaagtaaaatctaaaatatcaataagcaaaaacaaacaaaaaaaaaacaaacaaaaaaaaccaataagATTCCTTTTCTTAGTATGATCATTAGGCAAAGATtcttttgagatttattttttgtgacaagctttatttctttatcaaaaAGTGGAAATGCATTCAGTTGGTATTCATTCAAAGTTGTTTGTCGGATTTGTGCTTCTACATGACATATCTGTGTTTTAGTTGGAGGAAGGAGAGCGCAATGAGGTCGAATCAAATCTATACACACGAATCAAAGTTtctgacaataataataataataataataataataataataaaaaagtctgCTATTGAGAATAGTTCAGACTAAAACTGCAGCTATGATGTCAGTGTCAGAAGCgttcttgtgtgtgtttgctctccAGGTCCCTACTACTCTCTTGTGATCTGCTTCGGTCTTGGGGGTCATGTTGCATTCTGCACATCACTCGCTCTGTTGGAGCAGTAGTCCTGGATACCTggcagaagaaagagaaaatgcttCAGATAAATCTGCTGAGGTACACAAGCCCCAGTTAATTCCACAGAATTGGTTTTATGCTGAATCTGAAGTTATTCaattttcattaaacttttattttccttcctctttagTAGGCTGCTTCCCATTTTTTGAAGTGAATACTTCTTCTTTCAATAGATCTAATCAGGAATTAGACCTGCCTAACAAACaagtcatcaaaaaaaaaaaaaaaaaagggacttCACTAGAAAAGGGAATGTGATCAAGTGTACGTCAAACTTCCCCACTTCTAAAGgataacaaaagaaacagaattatGAAAGAAATGGAATAtgggaaataaaaattaactcaCTTTGCACAATCCTGCGGTAGACATCAGCTGCAGGAGAGTCGGGGACTTCTTGGAGGAAAGATTTGCCCTCGTCGCAGCTCCGTCCTATCCTTGGGTCAAGTGGCACCTTGCCTAACAGAGGCAGATTAAGGTCGGCGCACATTTTCTCTGCACCGCCACTGGAGGGGGGAAAGATCTGCGAAGTGTTCTGAGAGAGAGGAACAGATAAACAAAAGCATAATCTGGATCTTAAACCACAAAGCTTCTGTCCTACATTACACGTTTGGAGTAATGAGTGTTGCATTTGGTTGTGAAAACTTTCCAGTGGGTCCTTCTAATCAAACTGAGCTGGGACAGAGCTCAGAGACCCACAGCTAGTAGAACGGGTCACACAGGCCTTTTGGTCTGACCTCTGGAGGTTCCACTTACAAACTCCCTCATTCCTGTTCTCATTTATCTCAGCTGTCCTGGTCTGCGAACAAAAGATTTCCTCACCAAATCTAATCTCCTTCCTGCATCCATATTTCTATTacacttttgaaaaacataaaattaaccATTTAAAGTTCTTAACAGAAGCCTGGAAAAGCATCGAATGGTTCGAATTTGCCAGCAACCTTGCATTTGGGACACACAAAGCCGCTCATGTTCTCCACGACTCCGATGATGGGCAGCTTAACCTTCTGACAGAACCTGATCTCTTTTCGGACGTCCTGCAGCGAGACCTCCTACGgcgaaaaggaaaaagagacagACAGCCAATTAGGCATGAagggggttaaaaaaaaactgaggttGGGAATGGCAGTTCAGGAAATTACAGCAGTTAAAGGAATGATAAACTCTAACGTGGAAAGATGTCTAGATAAGTTAATAAAGAAAGCTACTGACTGAAAGACATTCATATCAAAGCAACAAGTTTTTCCACCATTCTTAATAACCAGCCTGCTACTTTGTCTGGCAATGCAGAGCCATAAGGAATGaggaagtgtttttgtttttggtctgaTCTCACAGCTTAGGTTCAGCTAGTTGAGGAAACAAGCACCGATCAATGGTTTcgcaccaaaaaaaacaaccaaaaacaaaaggagaaacacaaacatcatcTGCGTGTTTATAGCCAGTTTATAACCGGGAAGGAAAAGAAATCTTACCTGAACAGGAATATTTGATATCTATTTTGTTCACTGACTGGAACCAAACACAATCTGAGACCAATAACTCTCGTCTCAGCAGCAGAGATCAAGTATGAGCCACTTAAACATCTTTAATCCAGTCTGCTGCCCTGTCTGGTTTTCTTTTAGGTCTGGTTCTACTTTGACCTTTTAAAAAACCAAATCCAGAGCAGCCCTTATCAGATCTGCTGCAAGAGGAAATGCACAGACTGTTTTAAAGTCCCTCACGAATGTGTGAttcttttaaacaaatgctGTCTGAGTTACTTGAGATAGCACCATGACGCTGCTGACATTTACACAAATAAGCTAAACAAGCTGTGTAAATACTTTAGATTGCGCCATAGGAGGATTGCTCTAGGTTCATGGTGAATCTGTAGCTTCACATgcagcataaaaaacaaataagtggTTCAACAGATAGAGgcatataaagcactttaaacgcTGATTTACACGTTCAGTACATTTTATGTCTACAAACATACTAAGACATACAATGCAATGGGAAAGTATGTGCACCCCGACagatttctttactttttccacTTGTATGAACAACatgaggctgcacagtggtgcagttggtagagctggggccttgcagcaagaaggtcttgggttcgattcccggcccggggtctttctgcatggagtttgcatgttctccctttgcatggtgggttctctccgggttctctgggttcctcccacagtccaaaaacatgactgtcaggttaattgggctctctaaattctccctaggtgtgagtgtgtgtgtgcatggtcgtttgtcttgtatgtctttgtgttgccctgcgacagactggcgacctgtccagggtgaacccctgcctctcacccggatcgtagctggagataaacaccagcaaccctcctgaccccattagggacgaagggtgtatagaaaatggatggatggatggatggattaacaACATGATGGATAAcataataaaagacaaaatgctgattaaaaagaatttaatttttaatgcaatttgaCAATTTCCCTTATGTGAGAATGCAACACCTAACAGGGGAACCTACATCTCATCATAGCATTTTTGTAGATAAATGGCATGATGGGATTGTTTAAGGTCACAAGTTAAGTCAGGACTTTGGGCAGATCCACCAAAAACCCTTCATTTCGTGTTTCTGAGCCATTCAGAAATGGATCACAAACCAGCTGCGTAATCCAAGTCTGGCCAAGATCAAGGTTCCCCAGTGGTGACTGGGCATGCAGTATTTGTTGCTGCAAAGCTGAATTCATGGTTCCCCCAAATCCAGACCCAGAAAGAACCACCACTGTGGACACAACATGGCATTTTTATCCACATCTTTCAAAAAGATCGAATTTTGTTGCAAATCTCTGTTTCTTCTGTGATgtttttggtcagcagtggttcTCGCTTAGAAAATCTTCTACGACGGCCATTTTTGCCTGGTTTCGTGTTCTCAAATTAGGAACGCAGACCATAAACTGAGACAAGTACGACTTACTATgcctttcaaattcaaattcaaaagtactttattgcTCCCAATAAAGTTGATGTTGTTCTGATTTGTTGATGTgcttttggagtaattttggtaggcgtgctgctgctgctaagtTTTACTACCCACGCTTTCTGTAGATAATGGTTTGCTGGAATCCCAAAGCCTTTAGAAATGACTTTTTAGCCATTTCCAGAGTAATATCAAAGAATTTTTCTAGATTGGAGCagaatgtgttgctttttgagatctttcAGCCAATTCATGCAGTCAGACTGGTCCTATTTAAATGATCCTTTACTTTTCATGTAGAGCTTTGTTGATCTGGATATGTTTTTCCATTCacaaatttaatatgaaatTGGTTTTATGTCCTTATTTATGAATTGATTTAGGATATCTTTGTCAGATGTTAaaatttgatctgaaacatttaaatgcagcagaaaataaataaaaatcaaagaaaggCAGCAATGAAATCTATAAAACAGAACTACATTGCATTGGTTCTCCTTTGtgggtttgttgttttagttaCATAGATAAAAGCTCACCATCAGATAAAAAATGTGGACATGAgtcactgatttaaaaaacaaaaattaaacaaggcTTGGGTGTCTGGATACAGATCCCATTAATAATTAAACAGGAAAATTTCCCTCCACAGATCCAAATTAATGCTCTACTTTTGCTTACTTGGGTCAGTGCTGAAGGACACACAATTTTGCATAAAGTGACAAACTCTCTAATCCATAACAGGGTGGATACGAAGCTTGAAGCAGCTCATGCTTCAGGATagcatcaaaacatttttctgactgaTTTGTCTAGATATGTTCTCCTTTTTATCTTGGATTCCTTCTTGCTGAGACCAAAACTGGTTTTATATTACGGCTGTtaaccttttacatttttatatagcAGTTTTAACATCCAAATACCAAGGTAGCCGTGTTGCAAATCATTACACCGGTCTTTTATCTTTAGAAAGcgatgaaaaaaattattgcttCTCCTTATCTTTACacaaactttcacttttttgtgACTCAATTAAGCGCAGAACATGTCGCATCAAACTCTTCCGGATTTCAGTTTagctacatattttaaatgttttttttccaatttcaatttttttattttttattgttactctCTACCAGTActcttttgtttaaagtttttagatttttctgacggcaaaaatgttcattttataatGGACTGCCAGTGTATTTAGAAAATCTGCCAGGATGAAAGTAACCGTTAAACCCAGttaatattaactttttataaCCTGCAATACAGCAGATTCTAGACTGTAAagcaaacagagaagaaaaatgcCAGAGactatatactttttaaaagaaccATATAACTCTAAGTCTGGAGCTTTGGTATGTCTTTGCATACCTGAGGTGTGGTGATGATGACAGCTCCATCCACATTGGTGGAGCTGAGATACTGAACTATTGACAGGTGCTCATCAGAGGTGCCGGGTGGAGTATCTACAACTAGGTAATCCAGTTGTCCCCAGTCGACGTCCCGCAAAAACTGCTTGATCATTCCTGAATTGGAGCAGGAAACAAACTGGAGCGTTAGATCTGGAAAGCCAAAACGAAACCATCAACACCGCACTCACAAATCTACTGCGGCTCAGCACACCATTTTTCTTTGGCCCTCTCCAGATCACAGCATCGTCAGGACTGCTGAGAAGGAAGCCGATTGACATAACCGCCAAGTTATCGTCGACGTACTGCgacaaacatgcacacagacGAAAAGTGAGTAATTTACAACACTGAAATGACCTCATAAGAGCAATAAAACTGAAGCCTGGATTGGTATGACTCACCACAGGAGACCAGCCAGAGCCACTCTGATGAACCtacacacattaaaaaaaataaatcacacaccCACTTGTTAATAAAAGTCAAGAGAAAGTAAAACAGGAGTCGTATTCACGTGGTAAACCGTACTTGTTCTCCTTCTAGGCCCATGATCCTTGGAATGGATGGACCACAGATATCCACATCCAGTAATGCAACCTACAAACAGTGACACAGAAGACAAAGTGTAGTagtctgtgaagaaaaaaacttaccATAAGTTTAGATTTAGTGTTTgtagttacaaaataaaactctacaAAAGTAATGATCAATCCTAGTTCCAAAGAGTGGGTGTCCTACATCATGTACATTTTTTCCTCcttgataaaaaatgttttaaataattaactaaaCAGATCTTGGTAACTGGACAATCCCAACTATTGGAAGGTTGTTGGTTGGTGTCCAGCTTCCTCCACGTTCATTAGTGTCTGCATGTTGCATATGGCTTGAGTGTAAAACGTTTTGAACTATCAGTATGACTAGTGATGAACAGATAAATCCAGTTCATCTGCTTCTGCAGCACAGCACCTGCCACAGGAGTCCCCCAAGGCTCAGTACTGGGAACTCTTCTCTTTCCCATATCCATCTATTATTTTCCACTTTCCTCCATGCCTGCACTCAAGTTTTATACTGTCACCTCCAGCAGAGATCTGACCAGCGGCTTTGTCAGTAACTGCATTGTTATATCCTCATTTGTAAGAAACCTTGAATTAAAGTGTCAACCAAATGGACAAActtaaacacaaccaaaaaacGGGGGAGGTGTTTAAACTGTTAGCATTGGGTTTCATGGGAGAGAGACGCATCTAAAGTAATCGATCGAGCAAAGAGCCCAATTAGTCCATTTTAACTTGACTGGCTTTGATCATTGATAAGGAGATCAACTACTCAAAGCTTTGCTTTTTCttacttaatttatttaccAGAAAAATGCTCAATTTTCAGTCTAGAAATTCACAAACTAACAAAATGTACTCGAATGCCCCTTttgatgttttgtaaaaaccaaataaaacccTCGGGACACGGAATGTGATGgagaaataacaataaaaatgctaTTAATTCCTTAATTATTTGTAGTATTAAAAAGCACAACCTTTCTTTGTTTATGGTCCATAGAAAATAAACGGAATGAGCATGTCAGACCTTAAATACATCTGTAAGTTTGTATTAAAACACCAGCCTCCAAGCTCTTATACCCATCTCTACTCTGAAAAACCGACTGAAGTGAAAACTGTCCACTTGAGTGTTTATACATAAACAAAGATGCCCggaagattatttttttttgatcagCTTACTCATAAGGCCATGTCAACCTGTGCTTTAGTTGAgcagaacattttcatatttaaatctACTGAAATACATTGAAACCATGCATCATTTACATTCCCACCTTCAGTGTCATTAAAGCACAACGGCAGCCAGACTCAAAAGCTACATATCGGTGGTAGCAGCGGTCAGAGTTACATGATTCAGGACTCCATCTACTGCTCAGCGTGCCTGAGACAATGAATAGAAAGTAGAATGAGGAACTTCTTTagaaaatgcattaattttttttatttttattattttaatcagattagAAAGACTGAGAATGAGACTGTGCATACCAGGAgttacaaaaacacagatttttggAACACATGCCATTCAGTTGACATCTTTTTCCCACCAGCTCTTATATAAGCATTCCAAATAAATCAGGTGATTCCCGGTAACTTGACACCAAAGAAAAGGTTGTGCATGTTGATCCTGTAGGCATTGGCAACACCGTAATGATGGAATAGGCTGTGTCTCCAGGTGCTATGTTCATATCTCCAAAGCTTTTGGTTTCGGTTTTCCTACTTAGGTGAAGCTCTGTATGGAATCGTTTCCCGTAAATAGAACAAGAAAGATATTGTGTGCATTGGGAAGACATGTGCCTGCGGTTCCTCAACTTCTTAAACCGGAAACAAGGAGATCTTATTTCCTCTCTTCGGTATTTTTTTCGTAGAACACACTTT from the Gambusia affinis linkage group LG19, SWU_Gaff_1.0, whole genome shotgun sequence genome contains:
- the nubp1 gene encoding cytosolic Fe-S cluster assembly factor nubp1 produces the protein MADVPENAPEHCPGTSSEEAGKSASCQGCPNQQLCASGATKAPDPAIAEIGEKLSVVKHKILVLSGKGGVGKSTFSALLAHALASDSTKEVALLDVDICGPSIPRIMGLEGEQVHQSGSGWSPVYVDDNLAVMSIGFLLSSPDDAVIWRGPKKNGMIKQFLRDVDWGQLDYLVVDTPPGTSDEHLSIVQYLSSTNVDGAVIITTPQEVSLQDVRKEIRFCQKVKLPIIGVVENMSGFVCPKCKNTSQIFPPSSGGAEKMCADLNLPLLGKVPLDPRIGRSCDEGKSFLQEVPDSPAADVYRRIVQSIQDYCSNRASDVQNAT